A genomic region of Magnolia sinica isolate HGM2019 chromosome 6, MsV1, whole genome shotgun sequence contains the following coding sequences:
- the LOC131248309 gene encoding uncharacterized protein LOC131248309 isoform X1 → MLGDPDYSKALSNEARDRKTNLPEQRTKNLRCLKSSSSLNPSPSHTSRSQSNQRQRNEDGDNQEQLLVHGGDPVRHLHRSELQRPQHQETRKHRPLPGQAHRRILPQAQEERRRRLISSWNLLEAPAEVSLDCDLIPRRATLKSKLLI, encoded by the exons ATGCTTGGAGACCCGGACTACTCAAAAGCCCTGTCCAACGAAGCGCGGGATCGAAAGACGAACCTTCCGGAACAACGCACTAAAAATCTCCGCTGCCTGAAATCGTCCTCCTCTCTCAACCCATCTCCCTCTCATACATCAAGATCTCAGAGCAACCAACGGCAGAGAAACGAAGATGGGGATAATCAAGAGCAGCTTCTCGTTCATGGCGGGGACCCTGTGCGGCATCTACATCGCTCAGAACTACAACGTCCCCAACATCAAGAAACTCGCAAACACCGCCCTCTTCCTGGCCAAGCACATCGAAGAATCCTACCGCAAGCCCAAGAAGAAAGGCGACGACGACTGATCAGCTCTTGGAATCTTCTAGAAGCGCCAG CAGAGGTTTCTTTGGATTGTGATTTGATTCCAAGAAGGGCAACCTTAAAGTCGAAGCTGCTAATATGA
- the LOC131248309 gene encoding uncharacterized protein LOC131248309 isoform X2, with translation MLGDPDYSKALSNEARDRKTNLPEQRTKNLRCLKSSSSLNPSPSHTSRSQSNQRQRNEDGDNQEQLLVHGGDPVRHLHRSELQRPQHQETRKHRPLPGQAHRRILPQAQEERRRRLISSWNLLEAPEVSLDCDLIPRRATLKSKLLI, from the exons ATGCTTGGAGACCCGGACTACTCAAAAGCCCTGTCCAACGAAGCGCGGGATCGAAAGACGAACCTTCCGGAACAACGCACTAAAAATCTCCGCTGCCTGAAATCGTCCTCCTCTCTCAACCCATCTCCCTCTCATACATCAAGATCTCAGAGCAACCAACGGCAGAGAAACGAAGATGGGGATAATCAAGAGCAGCTTCTCGTTCATGGCGGGGACCCTGTGCGGCATCTACATCGCTCAGAACTACAACGTCCCCAACATCAAGAAACTCGCAAACACCGCCCTCTTCCTGGCCAAGCACATCGAAGAATCCTACCGCAAGCCCAAGAAGAAAGGCGACGACGACTGATCAGCTCTTGGAATCTTCTAGAAGCGCCAG AGGTTTCTTTGGATTGTGATTTGATTCCAAGAAGGGCAACCTTAAAGTCGAAGCTGCTAATATGA
- the LOC131248309 gene encoding uncharacterized protein LOC131248309 isoform X3, translated as MLGDPDYSKALSNEARDRKTNLPEQRTKNLRCLKSSSSLNPSPSHTSRSQSNQRQRNEDGDNQEQLLVHGGDPVRHLHRSELQRPQHQETRKHRPLPGQAHRRILPQAQEERRRRLISSWNLLEAPGPCFKFLHNG; from the coding sequence ATGCTTGGAGACCCGGACTACTCAAAAGCCCTGTCCAACGAAGCGCGGGATCGAAAGACGAACCTTCCGGAACAACGCACTAAAAATCTCCGCTGCCTGAAATCGTCCTCCTCTCTCAACCCATCTCCCTCTCATACATCAAGATCTCAGAGCAACCAACGGCAGAGAAACGAAGATGGGGATAATCAAGAGCAGCTTCTCGTTCATGGCGGGGACCCTGTGCGGCATCTACATCGCTCAGAACTACAACGTCCCCAACATCAAGAAACTCGCAAACACCGCCCTCTTCCTGGCCAAGCACATCGAAGAATCCTACCGCAAGCCCAAGAAGAAAGGCGACGACGACTGATCAGCTCTTGGAATCTTCTAGAAGCGCCAG
- the LOC131249495 gene encoding uncharacterized protein LOC131249495: protein MGVHGCSNTGELNDAKFSEPLPWIGLYIAGASLVCSLAMAIDTFYGFRQWKLWFPCKFFSLNATSLTLLSIATKLPLDLNTSMPRRQDQLTKLSGTILICTAMGNFMTSLGTMKDSEMLSNIVALAILVITMVVNIGIQMGTGVIYAFLPEHAIIMFSIIALLMILAFSGLTIPEAKQLLEQQYDKKYEPAPDEGADNTEVLSVDKLKEDVNKYWMMAHTSSPQYVLGRSPTCAASAAFCLLSALILLEALVRSFILSSMDFCSRESDYRWSSNFVLISQVIAVGVGTIAPAIRWFNAISLRSMKSGEGRFRDAIKVEGYWVQRLVEWKESPLPFRISSRRCRKIAHDSKNRIMDACIEWQTSHVLICKFVCLASILPVSWLSRLFSCCKRCCRKDSESIRSESENLQGFVLHLEGEEGLVHLIMKSGREEIERLFARGRKHEPAHLIELLKSSSSGDFNGVAQFDSDQVPLIGEKPPNCWALPLVTLTSIAIALPYIDKNIIRSLRHAVDEGLRYVRRIEENLDANGLIRMRKAADIVWLGIDVYDQWLDKDLHKLVTEEKRAEKIIRKLADLGKESVFKDESVRETGPSEWPAKLLAANSMYRIGETILLDYKDKHGTVDKLFKWLQTTIADILGACLTNLPQVISKECFCNSIEVREERVRDAACLLGEAGSILAILREHNFPVLDPDETADIDKWRSSIMSSLT, encoded by the coding sequence ATGGGGGTGCATGGCTGCAGTAACACTGGCGAGCTCAATGACGCGAAATTCAGTGAGCCGTTGCCATGGATCGGCCTCTACATAGCTGGAGCTTCACTGGTGTGCTCACTTGCCATGGCAATCGACACCTTTTATGGGTTCCGTCAATGGAAGCTCTGGTTCCCTTGCAAGTTCTTCTCGCTTAATGCTACTTCCTTGACCCTCTTATCCATCGCCACAAAACTGCCCTTGGATCTGAACACATCCATGCCACGCCGTCAAGATCAGCTCACCAAGCTCAGCGGAACCATTCTGATTTGCACCGCAATGGGCAACTTCATGACCTCTCTAGGAACTATGAAGGACTCCGAAATGCTCTCAAACATTGTCGCCTTGGCTATTCTCGTGATCACCATGGTCGTTAACATCGGTATTCAAATGGGTACTGGTGTGATCTATGCTTTCTTACCCGAGCATGCCATAATCATGTTTTCCATCATCGCTTTGCTCATGATCTTGGCTTTTTCCGGTTTAACAATTCCAGAAGCCAAGCAGTTGCTGGAACAACAGTATGATAAAAAGTATGAACCGGCTCCTGATGAAGGAGCAGACAACACTGAGGTGTTGAGCGTTGATAAATTGAAAGAGGATGTAAACAAGTATTGGATGATGGCCCATACTAGTAGTCCTCAGTACGTTCTGGGACGCTCACCCACTTGCGCTGCCTCGGCAGCTTTCTGCCTCCTCAGTGCACTGATTTTATTGGAAGCTTTAGTCAGATCGTTTATTTTATCATCCATGGACTTCTGCAGCAGGGAATCCGACTACAGGTGGTCAAGTAACTTCGTCTTAATTTCTCAGGTGATCGCAGTAGGAGTTGGTACCATTGCCCCAGCTATTAGATGGTTCAATGCTATTAGCTTAAGAAGTATGAAGAGCGGAGAAGGAAGGTTCAGAGATGCGATTAAGGTAGAGGGGTACTGGGTTCAGAGGCTGGTAGAATGGAAAGAGAGCCCTTTACCGTTCCGCATTAGTAGCAGGCGATGTAGGAAAATCGCCCATGACTCAAAAAATCGAATTATGGATGCCTGTATCGAATGGCAAACTTCACATGTACTAATCTGCAAGTTCGTTTGCCTGGCTTCTATACTGCCAGTGAGTTGGCTTAGTAGACTCTTCTCCTGCTGCAAGCGATGTTGCCGGAAGGATTCGGAATCCATCAGATCGGAGTCAGAGAACTTGCAGGGTTTTGTGTTGCATCTTGAAGGGGAGGAAGGCTTGGTCCATCTGATCATGAAAAGTGGCCGCGAAGAAATAGAGCGATTATTTGCGAGGGGCAGGAAACATGAACCTGCTCATCTGATTGAACTTCTAAAATCATCTTCATCAGGAGATTTCAACGGCGTGGCTCAGTTTGATAGCGACCAGGTTCCGCTAATTGGAGAGAAGCCTCCAAACTGTTGGGCTCTGCCTCTGGTTACACTCACGAGCATCGCCATCGCACTTCCCTACATTGACAAAAATATAATCAGATCATTACGGCATGCCGTAGATGAAGGCCTCAGGTATGTAAGGCGTATAGAAGAGAACCTGGATGCCAATGGGTTGATTAGAATGAGGAAGGCAGCGGATATAGTCTGGCTTGGCATTGATGTTTATGATCAATGGCTTGACAAGGATCTCCACAAATTGGTCACTGAAGAAAAACGAGCAGAAAAGATAATCCGAAAACTCGCCGATCTAGGAAAGGAAAGCGTTTTTAAAGATGAGAGCGTCAGAGAGACAGGACCCAGTGAATGGCCTGCAAAGTTATTGGCAGCCAATTCGATGTATAGGATCGGTGAGACTATTCTACTGGACTACAAAGACAAGCATGGGACTGTTGACAAGTTGTTCAAATGGTTACAAACAACCATTGCTGACATATTGGGCGCTTGCCTTACCAACCTGCCACAAGTGATATCCAAGGAATGCTTTTGCAACAGCATTGAAGTGAGGGAAGAAAGAGTCAGGGATGCAGCATGTCTTCTCGGTGAAGCTGGAAGTATTCTGGCAATTTTAAGAGAGCACAACTTCCCAGTTTTGGACCCCGATGAGACGGCAGATATTGACAAATGGCGTTCAAGCATAATGTCTAGTTTAACTTGA